Proteins encoded by one window of Girardinichthys multiradiatus isolate DD_20200921_A chromosome 14, DD_fGirMul_XY1, whole genome shotgun sequence:
- the LOC124880571 gene encoding sodium/hydrogen exchanger 9B2, with amino-acid sequence MSDLSSFCCATCITLKDRCSRPKGLINLLLTKVCLLALLFGTVWSITGRECLPGGNLFGIVILFMCSVLGGKLLGMIQLPTLPPFPPLLGMLLAGLLLRNVPYVTDAVFIDTHWSAALRSIALSIILTRAGLGLDPSALRRLKAVCVRVAVGPCMVEACIVAVVSHFLLSLPWVWGFILGFVLAAVSPAVVVPSMLLLQKEGYGVEKGIPTLLMAAGSFDDILAITGFSTCLGIAFSTGSTWMNILKGLLEVVGGIVAGLILGLFLCFFPSNDQEDLVLRRTLMLLGLSIFSVFFSHVIGFAGAGGLCTLVLSFLAALGWKTEKAPVAAMVGRSWDVFQPLLFGLIGAEITITSLSPSTVGLGMACILIGLVIRLLVTFLLVHFGGFTLKEKVFIAVAWLPKATVQAAIGSKALDMAREEGDETSIQFGLDVLTLAVLAILTTAPIGALGIGLTGPRLLTRYVKDETEREAPSTSPNGPTEEKNHVTIESRM; translated from the exons ATGTCAGACTTGTCTTCGTTCTGCTGTGCAACATGTATTACTCTGAAGGATCGATGTTCACGACCAAAGGGACTTATCAACCTGCTCCTTACAAAAG tgtgtttgTTGGCTCTGCTGTTTGGAACGGTCTGGTCCATAACTGGACGGGAATGTTTACCTGGAGGGAATCTGTTTGGGATCGTCATCCTCTTTATGTGCTCTGTTCTGGGAGGGAAGCTGCTGGGAATGATCCAACTGCCGACCTTGCCCCCCTTCCCTCCACTGCTTG GAATGCTGCTGGCAGGCCTCCTGTTGCGTAACGTTCCCTATGTTACCGACGCCGTCTTCATCGACACTCATTGGTCAGCAGCTCTTAGGAGCATCGCCCTGTCCATCATCCTGACCAGAGCCGGACTGGGCCTCGACCCCTCG GCGCTGCGCCGTCTTAAAGcggtgtgtgtgcgtgttgcGGTCGGCCCCTGCATGGTGGAGGCCTGCATCGTTGCTGTGGTTTCTCACTTCCTGCTCAGCCTGCCATGGGTCTGGGGCTTCATTCTGGG cTTTGTACTGGCAGCAGTATCTCCAGCTGTTGTTGTTCCTTCAATGCTGCTCCTACAGAAGGAAGGATATGGAGTGGAAAAG GGAATCCCAACGCTGCTGATGGCTGCTGGGAGTTTTGATGATATTCTGGCCATAACAGGATTCTCCACCTGCTTGGGAATCGCCTTTTCCACGG gTTCTACCTGGATGAACATCCTCAAAGGTCTACTCGAGGTGGTTGGTGGGATCGTAGCTGGACTGATCCTGGGCCTGTTCTTGTGCTTCTTCCCGAGCAATGACCAG GAGGACCTGGTGCTAAGGAGGACTCTCATGTTGTTGGGTCTGTCCATATTTTCGGTCTTCTTCAGTCATGTTATTGGTTTTGCTGGTGCTGGTGGTCTCTGTACATTGGTACTTTCCTTCCTGGCTGCTCTGGGGTGGAAGACTGAGAAG GCTCCAGTGGCAGCTATGGTCGGTCGGTCTTGGGATGTGTTCCAGCCTCTCCTGTTTGGTCTGATTGGAGCTGAGATCACCATAACATCCCTCAGCCCCAGCACTGTGG GTCTGGGCATGGCCTGCATTCTCATTGGTCTGGTGATCCGTCTTCTCGTCACCTTCCTGCTGGTTCATTTTGGAGGTTTCACACTGAAGGAGAAAGTCTTCATCGCAGTGGCCTGGCTGCCTAAAGCTACTGTACAG GCTGCTATTGGCTCCAAGGCGTTGGACATGGCGAGGGAGGAGGGGGACGAGACCTCGATCCAGTTCGGTCTGGATGTGCTAACGTTAGCGGTGTTAGCCATTCTGACCACAGCTCCCATTGGTGCGCTGGGAATTGGACTAACTGGGCCGCGCCTCCTGACCCGTTATGTCAAAG ATGAGACAGAGAGGGAAGCCCCGTCCACCAGTCCAAACGGacctactgaagaaaaaaaccaCGTGACCATTGAGAGCAGGATGTGA